The sequence CACCTGTAGATTACAAACACAGAGTTCTGCGCTGGCCGATCTATTCTGCCAGCTCCCGATATTGGAGAGGATCGATGGTGTCAGTGTTGGGTTTTCTGCGCCCTCTGTTCAATACGCAGTCAGGGTATTGAATAGTTTGTCAGCGATGTCATTTATGTTGCGCAATTAATATAGACGCGTAGGGAATATAGACGCGTAGGAAATATAGACCCGTGATATGCGTTGAAACTGGGTGGCCCGAAAACACCAGGATGCGTTGCACCATTTTGCGCAGTTCCTTGGCATTACCCGATGGAGGAGCCACGCATTGCGGTCGCCGCTTTAAATCACATGGCGGTGATGGCGGAACCTGTGGCCGCGAAGAATTCGCGCGCCATCGATAGCGATCAAGCATTTCGCAACACCTTCACCGCCGCGTAACGTACCCGTTCGGTAGCAGCAGCCGCTCGCGCACTATGAAGGCTATGTAACGTAATTTGATTCACCTCTGCATGGCTGCCTTCAATGTGTTCGGTGATCAGCCTGTTTGCTTCCGCGCTGGCGTGTGCGCTGATTTGGGCCAGAATAGCCGCATGTTCGTCGTAGGTTGATTGCACGCAATCGCCGTAGACGAAATCCAGGCGCCGTACTATACGGATACGGTCAGTAAGGCGGTCAAAGGCGGTCGCCATTTCCAGATTGCCGCTTGCGCGTACCAACGTCTGATGGAATGCTTCATCCAAAGCGGCAACGAGGCGGCCGTCAGTCAACCGCTCGCTCAAAGGTACGCACCAGACTGCTTTAAGACTATCGATCAAAGCGCCATTGATGGCACTATTATCGACCAGCTCCCCGGCAAGTCCGGCACAAAGACGATTGACGGCGTGTACTTCGATGAGTTTTCGAAATTCGTACAAATCCTCAAAACGCTTTAAATTGATCGGCACGACCTCCCAGCCACCGCGTACATAACCTTGGACCAGACCGTCACTTTGGAGCCGTTGTAAGGCCTCCCGCACTGGCGTGCGCGAGACCTCAAAGTAGATCGCAATGTCGGTCTCCGTAATTTGATCCCCCGGTAGCAGGCGCATTTCAAAGATGTCTTCGCGAAGTTTTGCATAGACGTATTCAGGCAACGAACCAGATTTAGCCGATTCACCGCCAGCGGCTGATGGGACGGCTAACGTCGCCGGATTGGTTCGTTTGCGTGTGGTCGAAATTTTCTTCATGGGATTTCGCTAGGGTCGAAAATCAGTCTGAACGTTACCAGGCAGCCACGCAGCCATCCGACCGCGGTTCGGTACCACCGCATAAGACGCCGTGTTCATCGCGCCAGATGATCTGGCCGCGACCGAAGCCGAGTTGATTCCCCGACCAGGTTACATCATGCCCAAGACTACTCAAACCACGGAACAGCGGTTCCGCCGTCGTATGTTCGATGCTGACGTTGTTGTTACTCTCCCATTCCCAGCGCGGTGCATCAAGCGAAGATTGAGGATTCAGACCGAAGTCAATCGTATTCATGACCATTTGCACGTGCCCTTGCGGTTGCATGAAACCACCCATGACGCCGAACGGTCCGACGGCATTGCCATCCTTGGTAAGGAAACCGGGAATAATGGTGTGATAGGGGCGCTTTCCGGGGGCCAGGCAGTTTGGATGGGAAGCATCCAGCGTGAAGTTGTTACCGCGATTGTGCAACCCGATGCCGGTGCCGGGTACCACTAAACCTGAGCCGAAGCCCATGTAGTTACTCTGGATGAAGGAGACCATATTGCCTTCGTTATCGGCGGTGCTGAGATATACGGTGCCACCGCGTGGCGGCTCTCCGGCGACCGGCAGAGTAGCGCGTTGCCCGATTAATTTACGGCGTTCGTCTGCGTAACTGTCGGAAAGCAGATCTTTGA is a genomic window of Glaciimonas sp. PAMC28666 containing:
- a CDS encoding GntR family transcriptional regulator translates to MKKISTTRKRTNPATLAVPSAAGGESAKSGSLPEYVYAKLREDIFEMRLLPGDQITETDIAIYFEVSRTPVREALQRLQSDGLVQGYVRGGWEVVPINLKRFEDLYEFRKLIEVHAVNRLCAGLAGELVDNSAINGALIDSLKAVWCVPLSERLTDGRLVAALDEAFHQTLVRASGNLEMATAFDRLTDRIRIVRRLDFVYGDCVQSTYDEHAAILAQISAHASAEANRLITEHIEGSHAEVNQITLHSLHSARAAAATERVRYAAVKVLRNA